One Rhodospirillaceae bacterium DNA segment encodes these proteins:
- a CDS encoding transporter substrate-binding domain-containing protein translates to MRLLAAALVLALFAATPARAAETLRIATTVGYPPFSYVDDAGKLAGFDVDIALALCAELGAECKMVREEWQRLIPELRAGSFDAIAASMSITEKRRKLVSFTDRYYSNVVRFVAHKGSGFDPARAAGKTIGAARATIASDWLEANLAGTATIRLYDGQQELYGDLVAGRLDAMFGDGLGSYAWLQGAEGGGFAFVGKAYRLDEGIGIAVRHENAALLSRLNGALKAILANGTYERINARYFP, encoded by the coding sequence ATGAGATTGCTTGCGGCAGCTTTGGTCCTGGCCCTCTTCGCGGCAACGCCGGCGCGCGCGGCGGAGACGCTGCGTATCGCCACGACCGTCGGTTATCCGCCGTTCAGCTATGTCGACGATGCCGGCAAGCTGGCGGGCTTCGATGTCGACATCGCGCTGGCGCTCTGCGCGGAACTCGGCGCCGAGTGCAAAATGGTGCGGGAGGAATGGCAGCGGCTGATCCCGGAGCTGCGCGCCGGCAGCTTCGATGCCATCGCCGCCAGCATGTCGATCACCGAAAAGCGGCGCAAACTGGTGAGCTTCACCGACCGCTACTACAGCAACGTGGTCCGCTTCGTGGCGCACAAGGGCTCCGGCTTCGACCCGGCCAGGGCGGCGGGCAAGACCATCGGCGCGGCCCGCGCCACCATCGCCTCCGACTGGCTCGAGGCGAACCTGGCGGGCACGGCGACGATCAGGCTCTACGACGGCCAGCAGGAACTCTACGGGGACCTTGTCGCCGGCCGCCTCGATGCGATGTTCGGCGACGGCCTGGGCTCGTACGCCTGGCTTCAGGGTGCGGAAGGCGGCGGCTTCGCGTTCGTCGGCAAGGCGTATCGGCTGGACGAAGGGATCGGTATCGCGGTGCGCCACGAGAACGCCGCCCTTCTGTCGCGCCTGAACGGTGCGCTCAAGGCCATCCTCGCGAACGGCACCTACGAGCGGATCAACGCCCGCTACTTCCCGTT